From the Nostoc sp. PCC 7107 genome, the window TTTCTTGCCCCATAAACCAGCCAATTAAGACAAAATTCAGCAACACGGCTGGCGCTCCCCAAATTCTGGCTTGGAAATAATCAGCCCCAGCGATTTCAATTTCTGGGGAACCGCTGAGAATTGTAAAGCCAAGTTTTTGTAATGGGTATTGTAACAACAGAATTAATAAGCCAATTCCCAAAGCAATTAAGCCACTGCGTATCCCTGCTAAGAGTACGGCTTTGTGGTCATCGAGTCCCACAGCTTGTGCAGTCAGCGCATTCACACTAGAACGCAGAAATTTCAATACCCGATAAAGGTAGTCAAAAATAATCGTTGCTAAAATCACTCCCGCCAAATGGCGGATATCTGCCAAGTGTCCCAAAAAGGCAATATCCACCAAACCTGCTAGGGGAACCATCATGTTGGATAGCATACTAATGCTGGCCAATTTGTAAAAGCGAGGCAAGAAGTTGTACTTGGGTGATACCGCAATTGTCATAGATTGTTGTCTGTACTGGAATTTATCTTCCAGTCTGAACTATTTCATGGGGAAATGACATACGGTAATCCGATTTGATTTGTGAAAATCGTACTTGTTTAGATACCCGAATTCTGAAAGAAGTCGGGTATCTTGAGCTTGTGTAATTTCTAATTTAATTTCCTTGTAATTGTGCATTCAAGGCTTTGGAAATGCGATCGCGTGTTTCGAGAATATGAGCTTTGCTATATTCATCGTTAGAACTGACTTGAGCCAGTTTTTCATCTAATTGCTTGAGTTTGTACCAAGCTAAAGTCCGCGCATCTTCTGGGACGGATTCTTTACGCAACACCATGCCAATGAGAAGATCCAGGTATTCTCGCTGCAAACCTCGCCGCATACTGGAGATTTGCAAAGCTGACTTTTGAGGTTTGATTACTTCTGTCCAAATGCCTGATTGGAGTGTGTCAAATAATTCTGGCAGTGTCAGTGCTTGCCCTGATTGGGCTTTGAGTTCTAAATCTTTGAGACGGTTGAGGCGATCGCCTGAGAGTAAATCGCGCAACACTGCACTCTGCAAGAACAAAACCAACTCGTGAATTGGATAATCTAAACGTCCCACGCGGGGATAGCTGCCCCAGTGCCGCCAACGAGAAGGTGCTAATTTATTCAATAAATCTGGGGAAAATTTTAAGGCATCTTCCGCAAACACATATTTTTGCAGAGTTTTTAAAGCTTGGCGTTGTTCTTCTACGGGGACTGGTTGAAATGGTAAACGATTTTGTCCGCCCTGTTTACTAGAGTCAACATCACCACCTTTGATGCGGTAAAAAGACTGTCCGCCAATATATTTACTCACATAATAAATTTGCTGGAAATAATTACCCAGAACCGTACTAAAGCGTTCACTAACATCGCTGTAGCTTTCCCCGGCTGTGGGATAACCTTTGTTCAGACGATCCCACATCACCCGTGAATTATCTAATTGCCATTGGGAATAAACCAGCACGTTGTTACTATTGTCCCAAGCATCGGCTGTGGGATCGAGATCGTAAACATCCTCGTCTGTGGAATAACTTAACTCTGGCTTATAAGATTGGTTGGCAATTTCCTGCAACAATGGTTTTTCGGCAATGGGAGATGTCGCCTGGGTGGAGATATAACCATATTGAATTGCCCAATCATCATAAGCCCCCACCGCATTCGGAAAATAATCGCCCTGCTTTGTGCCTTGGGGTGCAATATTTGGGGGAATGTAATCCATTACAGAAGCAGTCAAACCTTTATTGTGGGTGACATCTTTATTGTTCATCTCCTGGGGTGGCAATAAAGTACTACCCCGGAAGTTATGCCGCAAACCAAGGGTATGACCGACTTCGTGGGCAATAATTAACCGTAAATATTGATTAATATATTCTTTTACTTGGTCTTGGCTGGGTGTAGTGTCTTTTAACAGTGTCATTGCCAAGGAACCAAAGGCAAATTGATTAGCGGCTTCCATGCCATAACACAAGTCATACTCCCCAGCTAGTTTGGATAAGTTTCGCAATAACCCGTTTTGTTCTGGCTGGGGAGAATTTTGGTCTTTGGCTGCTTCCCCGCCGCAAAGAAAGCGATTTTGCATCCATGCTGATAGGGAGGTGCGATTTTGCTTGGCGTTAGGTTGGACAATTTTGCGATACTCACTTTTCAACGCACGCACAAAACTCGCATCAACTAAAATGTCTGCATCTAAAATTTCTCCGGTGAGGGGGTTAACGCGGGATGGCCCCATTGCAAAATAACCATCAACTGTGTTTATCCAGCGAATTGTGTTGTAGCGAATATCCGCCGGATCCCAGGTGGCGTTATCTGGCATTTGTTTGGCTTCAATCGCATCTTTAAATCCGGCTTTGAGGAAGGCTTTGTTCCACATTAAGATGCCTTCTTTGATAGCATCACGATATTCTAAAGGAACTGCATTATCAATCCAGAAAACAATTGGTTTTTTGGGACGGGAAATAGCAGCTTTGGGGTCTGCTTTTTCTAAATTCCAGCGATTGATATAACGAACAAAGGGATCTCCACTATCTTTAGTTAAGTCTTGGTAAGCGGTGATGAAATAACCCACTCGTTCGTCGGCTAGACGTGGGCGGTAATTATTATTGGGTAATTGTGAAAGACTGTAGTGGACGCGTAAAGTAAAGCCCCGGTCGTCAGCGAGGGAGGCGAAACTCATCTGTTGATTATCTCGATTTTTAATACTACCACTAGAAAAATTTAAGACCGATTCAATTTCGACGTTATGGGGAAAAGCTTTCGCGTCACCGAAGTATGATTGGTCTGCGGTGGCTGTCACACCTAAATTTGCAGATAATCCGGCTAAGTCGGAAAGGAGTAAATCGCTGAGGTCAACGAGGATAGTTTTGCGTTGGGGATGAACACTTTTGATCGGTAACATATAGAGAATTGAATCGCTAAATGACCGGGCAAGCGATCGCGCTTGTGGATCTCCATCCCGCGTGCGAAAATTAACGTTACGGACAACAAAGTGTAATTTGTCGCCTACCCGCTGCCAATAAAACAAAAAATCTTGCAAAGGTATACCGCTATAAATACCTCGTTCGCCAATTCCCGATTCTAATGTGGCAGTTGCTAAATAATTATTATTTAACTGTTCTGGTTTAATTTCTAGGTAAACTTTATTCTTTTTAGAATTGCGATAGAGGGTAAATAGTCCCTCTTTTTTTTCAGCATCTTTAATTACTTCATCAAATGCTTCTAAATCATCTTTAGCTATAGGTTTCGCTGGCGTATTTGGCTTTTTCTCCGGCTTATTGCTGGGTTTACCCACTTCTAAAAATGGTTGTTTTTCTGATTGCTTGATATTTTTGACAACCCAAATAAACGGCTGACTTTGAACTTGTTTATCTTGATTAATTACCCAAACTTGCGGCGATGGTAATTTTTTCCAGGCAGGTGCTTGACTATTTTTGCTGCTTCTAACTTGTGCAATCTGGTTAATATCTAAAGCTTTATTGTCTTTGTTAGTCCTTAGCGACTCAGCATTAGCAGTTCCTATTCCTAATAATAAACCTTGCAACAAAATTACATAAAAAGTTACTTTATTCATTCACTTTAGCCCTGATAAAGATTAAGAGTTAATTTTTAATTTTTACCAATAAAATTTTTGGCTGCCATCAGTAGAAGCAACCTAAAAATTCCTGAAGTTGTCTGATATTCTCTGGCAGACTTTTGGCTTCAGTTTTGAGAGATATTATGCAGTTGTGTATTATTTTTGCTCACAATTCCTTAGCGAATAAATAGTAAGTATGATTGTGTCACCCGCTGAGTAAAGATAATGGTAAAAAATACACAATTTCGGCAAAAACTTTTAAAAAAATATAAATTTCCTGATAAATAATTAACTTTGAAAGCTAAAATTTAAGTCTATCCTCAATATATAGTTCCTCACTGTCAGAAATTTAGCTGTTACTCAGTACTTTCGTCAATAAGATATACATACTACTTTATACTTCTATCTTTTGGCATCTCAAAACTAGACTCGACAATCAAAAATTAATCAATTTTTAAGATAAAGATTGGTCAATGGTCATAAAAGATACAATAACTGGTAATAAATGTTAATTATTGCTGGTGTTGTAGCGAAAGAGATTTTCTAGCGTGCATAAACAGCCAGAGCTTTGATACCATAGCTGCATGTCACTACATCAAAACTCTGGCCGCTGGCGTTTAGGGCTGGCATTATCTCTATTAACTGTTTTCTTGTGGGGAATTTTACCAATTGCGTTGGCGGTAATCTTGCAAGCGCTTGATGTCTATACGGTGATTTGGTTTCGCTTTTTGGTATCGTTTATACTACTGAGTGTATATTTAGGGGTGCGTGGTGAGTTACCAAAGTTAAAACAATTACCTGCCGTTGCTTGGAAGTTGTTAGCGATCGCTACACTGATGTTAGGAGCTAATTATTTCTTTTTCATGCAGGGTTTAGCGTTGACATCTCCTGCAAATGCAGAAGTACTGATTCAATTAGCAACTTTGTTATTAGGCTTTGGTGGGTTAGTTATTTTTCACGAACGTTACACACTCCGTCAATGGGTTGGTGTGGGTGTGCTGATTTGTGGGTATGTGATATTTTTTCGTGACCAACTCAGCAACTTAATTACCGCACATGGCACATATATTTTTGGTAGTGGTTTGGTAGCCGTAGGTGCATCTGTTTGGGCTATTTACGCTTTAGCACAAAAGCAGTTGTTACAATCTTTATCGTCGTCTAATATCATGATGCTAATTTATGGAGGTGCGGCTTTATTATTTACACCTTTAGCAAGACCAGACACTATTTTAAAACTGAATCATTTGCAATTGGGGATGTTAATTTTTTGTGCTTTAAATACGTTAATTGCTTATGGTGCTTTTGCAGAATCATTAGAACATTGGGAAGCATCCCGCGTCAGTGCGGTGCTAACTTTAGCACCAATTGTGACATTAATATCTGTTGAGTTAGTAGCAATATTAGTACCTACCTTAATCCCTGCCGAAAATATTACAATTACTGGGATAATTGGAGCTATTTTAGTAGTAGCTGGTTCGATGGCGATCGCTTTGGGTAAAAAAAAGTGAATTGCCAATGCTGGCAATATTGATTTTAATTACAACCCATTACCAATTAAAATAAACGGCGACCAGTAATAAGGGTGAGAATAATCACTTGTTGTAGTAGCAGGTTTACTACGTAGTAAACTTAATTGTGCTTGGCGTAAGGCTTCAGCTTTTGTGGGTTGATTTTTATTAGCGAGATTCGTGTAAAATTGCTGCATAAGTACACTGGTGCTGCGATCGTCAACTAACCAAAGAGAAGCTATTACTGATTTTGCACCTCGATTCAGAAAAGAATATGCAACACTCGCAATTTCTACCCCATCTTGACGAGATCCGGCAAGGGCTGTTTGACAAGCAGATAAAACCACTAAATGAATATTGTTTAACCCTGTTAAAGTTTGAATTTGGGGAATCGCCAGTTTTTCGCCATTTCCTAACAACAAATACGAAGCATCTTTGCTATCAGGAACAAATTCACCATGCGTAGCAAGGTGTAAAATTTTATTACCTGTGAGATTGTCTCGTAAATTCCGAAAATCAAAAGCATTATTGAGAAACTCTTTCCCTGGATATATACCTTGTTGATTATTCTTAGTTTTCACAATTGCATTCAACTCTGTAGGGACATTTTCTAGGGCGGGGAAATCACCTACCGCTTGCGAAACTCCCATTGCTAAAACTGAAGTATTTTGTGTCCCTGCGGGTAAAGTAGTAGAAGTATCTGTTAAGTCTGCGGATAAAACATTGTAGACAGTGTAATTCTCAATTAAATATTGCTTTCCGTCAAACAAAGTACTCATAGGGACATAACGTGTTACCCTATCAAGCGCAAACACGAGATTTTTTACTTTATTTTCTTTTAGTTCTGGTTCTAATGGTTTAATCAACCAGGAATAAAGTTTTTGACTAACTGACTGAATCTGCGAAATATCTTTAGCAGCACAATCAATATTTTGACATCGTCCGATTAACCGCCGAAATTCCTGGACTGTATTTCCTAATTCTTCTCGTCCAATTTTGACTTCAAACTTTTTAGCAGCATCACCAGAATACAGTAATAGCCAAAGTTTATCTTCTAGCACTAAGGGGTAAATCATCACTGTACCCGGTTGTGATTTGACTATTTCTAAAACTTTCGGACTGTCAGGACGAAATGCACCAGGATCTTTTGCTAAACGTTCTCTAATTTCTGTGTCGATTTTATTTAATTCTTGATTAAACTCAGCAACTAAGTTTGTTAGTTTATCGTTTAGTTTAGTTTTATCTTTACAGTTAGTTTGTTCGCACTCACTAATTTGTTTTGCTAAAGCAATAATTGATTGATTGGGTGCAGCAATTTTTGTTTCTTCCGGATTTAAAGTAACTTTTGGTTTGTCTGTTGGCGAAATGTTAGTAGTGGCAAAATCTTTGATTTCTTGAATCTTCAAAAGTTCTAAAATTTGTGTTGCTTCTTTTTCTCTACCTTGAGATAGTAATAAATTTGCCAGTTGACGATAAATATCAGAGGTGGTTACTTTGCCAAAATCAATCTTTGTTTGCAAAAAAGAAGCTTGTAACTGTGGTGGTAATCCTTCAATATTACGGCGGATTTGTTCAATCCCATTAATAGCTTGTTTGTAGTAAGTAATTGCTACATTTGGTTGATTTAAATCAGCGTAAGTACGACCTAAACCAGCATAAATACCCCAAGCACTACCTGTAATTTCTGTAGGAGTAGGAATTGTTAACGCCTGTTGATAGGCTGTAATTGCTTGCTGTTTTCTACCAAACTGACGATGTAAATCACCTAAAACATTGAGTGCATCTTTTTCATAAACTGGGTTCTGCACTTTTCTCGCAAATGCTAAAACTGTTTGTATTTCCGCAATTGCTTGCTTTTCATTACCCAATTCACCGTAGGCTAGGCTTAATGTCCGATGTGGTATTATCTCCCAAGCTGGTTTTTTAGTTTGTTTTAAAATAGCTAAACTTTGTTGGGCAAAGTCTACAGTTTTTCGGGCTTCTCCGGTATTGTAGTAATTACCTGCGATCGCCAATAAAGCAAATGCTTCTCCATTACGATTTTTTAGTTGTCGCTGTTTGGCTACGAGTTGCTGATAAAACTCATTGCTTTTTTGATACGCACCCAAATTACTGTAAATATCACCAAGACTTGCTAATGATAATACTTCAGATGTAGGGCTTTTGATGTATTGAGCAATTTGTAAACTTTGCTGAGATAATTCTAAAGCTTTGGGATAATCTTTGAGATTTCTGTAAACATTCCCCAGATAAGCCAGTGCTTGAGACTCTAAAGGACGTTCTTTAATTTCTTTTGTAATTGCTAAACTTTGCTCTGCTAATTCCTTACTTTTTTGATAATTACCAATGTTGGTATAAACACTACTTAAATCAAGTAACCCTTGGGCTTCTAGAGGACGATTGTTAGATTTTTTTGCAGATAACAATCCTGGTTCTGCTACAGCAATGACTTTGTTATATTCTCCCAATGAATCATAGGCTTGACTCAGGTTAAGTGAAGCAACTGCTACACCTAAGAAATTTTGAGATTTTTGGGCTATGAGCAAACTTTTTTGAGCTAATTGTATTGCTTGCTCATATTCTCCTTTTATAATGTATGCTTTACTGAGTCTTGCTAAAGGTATCATTTCCAATTCGGGTGCTTTTAATTGTCTGGCTATTGTTAATGCTTGATTTGCTACTTCAATAGCTTTTTGTGTATCTCCTAATAAAATATAAATATTACTTAAACTACTCAAAGCTATGATTTCATAAGTACGTTGGTTAGTTTTTTGAAAAATTTCTAATTGTTGTTGACTGAGTTCTAAGGCTTTTTGATAATTACCTTGTTTTTGATAACTATCACTCATGACATTTAAAGCATCCGCTTCTAATTTCGGGTTTTGCAAGCGTTTAGCAATTACCAACATTTGTTGTGCTAACTCAATAGCAGAGTTATAATTTCCCTGGCGTATGTAAATTCCACTAAGTTGCTTTAAAGCATTTGCTTCTAGTTGAGGTTCTGTAAATTGGCGAGTAATAATTAATGCTTTCTGAGTTAATTCCAGGGCTTTAGGTAAGTCTTGTAAATACTGATATAAATAACCTAAATCAATTAGTGCATCAGCCTCTAAACTTGGTTGACGAAGATTTTGAACTACACTTAGGCGTTGTTTAGCAAAATCTAAGGCTTGTTCGTATTTTCCCAGATTAAGATGAATCAAACTCAAGCCTTGTAGCGCATTCGCTGGAAACCTAAGAGCAGAATCTTGCTTGATAGGTGGTAATTCAGCAATTTTGATGGTTTGAGCTTTAAATAAAGCTTGTTGACAAGCATCTATGGCTTTTTGATACTCTGCTAAGACATTGTATTCACTGCAAATAGTTATTAACGTACTAACTTCGCTAGTGGTATCTTTCTGTTCTCTAGCAATTTCTACTTGACGTTTCCTTATCTCAATTGTTTTGCGAGTTTCTCCCTGGTTATTATAAATTTCTGCTAGTACAGACAGATAAGCATTTTCTGTATCTATTGCTTTGAGTTGTTGAGCAATCTTAATAGCTTGCTGTAATAACCCTATGGCTTTTTGATTCTCTCCTAAATATTGATAAGCACTTCCTAATGCTCCTAATGCACTTGCTTCTTCTTCAGCCTGATTCAGTTTTTTAGCAAGAATTAAGGCTTCTTCAGCAAACTTAATTAGTTGAGTAGATACTTCTTTAACTTGAGAATTTAATCCTCTGAAATTAGCATTAGATGCTACTAATTGATATTGATAAATGATTGAGTTTAAGGTTCTAAGTTGGAAAATTTTATCTTTAATTTCGCGGTTAACTGCTAATGATTGAAGGTAGAAATCTAAAGCTCGCTCATTTTGATTCTGCTGAGTATAATTCAGCCCAATCACATAAAGAGTTCTAGCTTCAAATGCACGATTGCCAACTTCGCGGCTGATAGCTAAAGCTTTGTCGAAAAACTCTAAAGCGCGATTAATATTGGACATATTATCGTAAACTATACCTATTCTAAATAGTGTATATTCTTCTTGAAATTTATCTCCTAAATCTCGATGTATTTTTAATGCTTGCTGTAAAAAATCCAAACCTTTTGCTTCTTGTTTTAAATAAGAATAAGTGTAGCCAATTCGGCTGAGAGTAACACCTTCTCCGGCTTTATCTTTTACTTCACGGCGAATTACCAAAGCTTGTTGTAATATTTTAAATGATTGCTCATACTGATTTAAATTGAAGTAAATCCCGCCGATATTATCTAGAGTTTCTCCTTCACCTATACGGTCTTTAACTGATTGGCGAATTACTAAAGCTTGTTGCAAAGTTTCTAATGCTTTATTGTATTGAAATGACAAGTTATAAACTTGTCCTAAATTGTTTAGCGTTTGCCCAATTCCCTGTTTATCATCCAGTTGACGATAAATATTTAAGGCTTGTTCATAGGTTTTTATCGCATCCTCATAATATCCACGTCGATACTGTTGTACGCCTTTTTGATAGAGTTTATCTGCTTCTGCTTTGCGGTTAGGTTGAGTAACTGTTTGTGCTAATGTCTCTTTGATTAACAGATGATTTGCTGAGATGGCTACAGTACAAAACAGGGAAAGTATGAGGGTAATGCTTTGTAGATGGTGACGCATTTAACTGATGTTTTGCATGTTATTAGACAGAAATACAATACGTAAGTATAGTTTTATAAAAAAAACAGCCATTTTTAACAATTCGCAAGAAAGGAGAAGCCCAGCTTCTGATAAGACTGGGCTTTTAGGTTTTTTAGTAATCCAAACGATCGCCCTACACTAAAACACAAGAGCGATCGCACCTTAATTAAGCAGGGATAAACTTTAACGACACGCCATTCATACAATAACGCTGACCTGTGGGTGCAGGGCCATCAGCAAATACATGGCCTAAATGTCCACCACAACGGCGACAATGAACTTCTGTACGCGTCATGAACAACGACCGATCTACAGTAGTAGCGATCGCACCTTCAATTGGTTTAAAGAAACTGGGCCAGCCAGTACCACTGTTAAATTTGGTATCAGATTTAAACAGTGGTAATTCACAAGCCGCACACACATAAGTACCTTGTGCATACTCCTTATCAAGCGGGCTGGTGAAAGCGCGTTCGGTTCCATGTTTACGCAAAACATAAAACTGTTCTTTTGTTAATATCTTGCTCCATTCATCTTCAGATTTGGTAACTTCAAACTCAGTATTAGAACTTGCCACGATTTCTCCCCTTGGATTAATAAACTGTGATAATAAGGCTGCACCTGTTAATACGGCACCGGCCTCTAAAAAATAGCGTTTTTTCATATAGCAATTACCAATCAAATTAGGTATATATTCCCCAGCCTTTAATCTCTGACATTAAAGAAAATGTACACTACTAAAATGAGAAACGCTATATATCTATTATGAGTTTTTGCTTAATTGCATTTCAAGATATGAGGAATCTGGTTTGATTACTGAACATACTTGTGTAGGTCAGAAACAGAATAGCACGTTTTGTGGTGGTGACTTATTATTTTACTTAAAAAAGCACCCACCTAATGATAGATATTTTAAATTAAGATGTCGCCCCGTTAGTCGGAGGACAGATAGTGCTGCACTTTTTATAATCAGGACAAAGCTGGGAACCGGAGGTAATTAGAGTGTGAATCTACAAATCTATGAATTAAAAGAAACTGCGACTCAATTACTAGTCGCTATGCTATCTAACCCCCACATTTACCCATGTTTAGGTAAGTGGTCTTTTACTGCATCTGGTAATTAATCAATTTGTTGATAGGGCATAAAATTATTACCCCGCTATTTTAAATGGATGATATTCAAGACAAGTTTATATGTTGGGGATGATAGCTAGAACGACTATCCCAATAATCAGCTTGTTTAATACTGACTTTGAGTAAAGCCAAATCTGGTTCATTTAATCCCTGAGAAAACCAAGTTTGTAATTCTGGTTTCCATAATTCTGTCATTTTTTGACGGTCTTGTACCAGTTGTGCTGTGCCAGAGATAGAAATATAACGCTGATTTTGGGATGATGTAAAGCTAACATTCACTTGCTGATTATGTTCAATTTCACTAACTCTATGAGAGTTAGCGCTAGTAAAAAACCAGAGTGTCCCATCTTTATCTAATTCATCAATAGAGTGCATTGGACAACTGTGCAAACTACCATCATCATTGACTGTAGTCAACATCCCATAGTCAATACCTTGAATTAAAGTTTGCAGTTTTTGAATTTGGCGATCGCTGTTTGTGGAAATTGCCATAATACCTTTTTTCTCTTAATTTATTTACCTAGATTTTATGGATTACAACCAATAGTTTATTTTGGTATAATCTATTTTTATTCATAACATTTACTTACGCTCATTACTTGAGTCTAAAGACATAATTTTGCTGCATAGACTAATAGACGATTTTAATGCCGATGTTTATAAAATGACTAACAGTGCCGCTGATTTGCGGTTGATAGTACCTTTATGTCTTGGTTTATTTACTCTTACTCAGTTAATCAAACAAGGATTTAAGTTTGAAGATACACCTTTGTATATATTAGTCTGGTTTGCCTTTAATAGTTTAATAAAACTTAACATTACTGAAGAATCAGAGCGCGTAAATGTAAATAAAAATTAATCAATTGCGCCTAATTAAGTAAGGGCTAGACTTTGAAAGTCTTAACATTACTGTGAACAGTAATGAGAGCTTCATACTCTATAATTTGACAATGGAGATACATTTTAAGATTGCAGTTTTGCAATAGCAAAAACGGGGGCAAAAATTGCAGTGATTCAAGCAATACATACTAAAGTTAAAGGCAGGGCTAGATATAAAGTAGAAGAGCTTCACAATTCAGCAGCACTCAAAAATTATCTGGAGCGATCGCTGGAAATTTATCCAGAAATAAATTATGTTTCTGCTAATCCCTTAACGAGCAAAATTTTAGTTTATTTCCCTCAAGAAAAAAGCTATCAAGACATAGCAGGGATAATTGAAAAAGTTTTATTAACTTATAAAGAAAAAAGTAAGTTAATATCAGCGGATCAAAGCAAAAATAAATTAAAAACCAATAAAATAACTGTTACTCATTCTCAGCAACAACAGGGAGAAGACTGGTGTTTACTACCAGCCGATAAAGTTCTCCACAAATTAAATACATCTCAAACATTGGGATTATCTGGTGAATCAGCTAGGGCAAATCTGCAAAAATATGGGGCTAATGTCCTCGCGCACACAGAAAAACGCTCCAATTTAGGCATTATTATTGAGCAATTTCAATCTCTGCCAGTGGCATTACTCGGAGTAGCGGCGGGGGTGTCAATTTTCACAGGTGGAGTGATTGATGCGGCGGTAATTTTAGGCGTAGTCATTCTCAATGCGGCCATTGGTTACACCACAGAAAGTCAATCAGAAAAAATTATTCACTCCCTAAAAAATCGAGAACCCGCATCAACTTGGGTAATTAGAGATAGTAACCTGCAAGAAATACCCACAGAAAATGTAGTTTTAGGTGATATTTTAGCTCTCAAACCTGGCAGTTATGTCGCCGCAGATGCGCGATTAATTGCAGCAGAGAACCTGAGTATTGATGAATCTGCTTTAACTGGGGAGAGTCTGCCTGTAACGAAAACTTATGATTTGCTTATAGGTGAAGATATCCCATTAGGCGATCGCGTGAACATGGCCTATAAAGGAACTTTTGTTACAGGCGGTCAAGGACTGGCGGTTGTTGTCGCCACAGGTCAACATACTGAAATGGGACATATTCAACAACTTGTGGGTGAAGCCACCGCAATGGAAACCCCCCTCGCCAAACAACTAGACCAAGTAGGTAGCCAGTTAGTATTAATCAGCATGGGTATTTGCGGCTTAGTCTTTGGTTTGGGCGTATGGCGGGGCTACGGCTTAGTGCAGATGTTGAAATCATCCATTTCCCTCGCCGTGGCCGCGGTTCCCGAAGGCTTACCCACCGTAGCAACTACCACCCTCGCCCTGGGTATCCGCGATATGCGCCGCAACCGTGTTCTAGTGCGTAGTTTGAGTGCAGTTGAAGCCTTGGGTTCAGTCCAAACAATTTGTATGGATAAAACCGGGACATTGACAGAAAATAAAATGTCAGTTGTGGAAATTCAAAGCAACACCCACAACATCAAAGTTGCGGATGGGGAATTTATCATCGGGGAACAAAAAATTAATCCCTATCGCAACGATGAACTATTAAAACTAATTCATGTCTCAGTTCTCTGCAACGAAAGCCAAGTCAGCCGCGAGGGAAATGGTAAGTATGAAGTTATCGGTTCAGCCACCGAAAACGCCCTA encodes:
- a CDS encoding zinc-dependent metalloprotease, yielding MNKVTFYVILLQGLLLGIGTANAESLRTNKDNKALDINQIAQVRSSKNSQAPAWKKLPSPQVWVINQDKQVQSQPFIWVVKNIKQSEKQPFLEVGKPSNKPEKKPNTPAKPIAKDDLEAFDEVIKDAEKKEGLFTLYRNSKKNKVYLEIKPEQLNNNYLATATLESGIGERGIYSGIPLQDFLFYWQRVGDKLHFVVRNVNFRTRDGDPQARSLARSFSDSILYMLPIKSVHPQRKTILVDLSDLLLSDLAGLSANLGVTATADQSYFGDAKAFPHNVEIESVLNFSSGSIKNRDNQQMSFASLADDRGFTLRVHYSLSQLPNNNYRPRLADERVGYFITAYQDLTKDSGDPFVRYINRWNLEKADPKAAISRPKKPIVFWIDNAVPLEYRDAIKEGILMWNKAFLKAGFKDAIEAKQMPDNATWDPADIRYNTIRWINTVDGYFAMGPSRVNPLTGEILDADILVDASFVRALKSEYRKIVQPNAKQNRTSLSAWMQNRFLCGGEAAKDQNSPQPEQNGLLRNLSKLAGEYDLCYGMEAANQFAFGSLAMTLLKDTTPSQDQVKEYINQYLRLIIAHEVGHTLGLRHNFRGSTLLPPQEMNNKDVTHNKGLTASVMDYIPPNIAPQGTKQGDYFPNAVGAYDDWAIQYGYISTQATSPIAEKPLLQEIANQSYKPELSYSTDEDVYDLDPTADAWDNSNNVLVYSQWQLDNSRVMWDRLNKGYPTAGESYSDVSERFSTVLGNYFQQIYYVSKYIGGQSFYRIKGGDVDSSKQGGQNRLPFQPVPVEEQRQALKTLQKYVFAEDALKFSPDLLNKLAPSRWRHWGSYPRVGRLDYPIHELVLFLQSAVLRDLLSGDRLNRLKDLELKAQSGQALTLPELFDTLQSGIWTEVIKPQKSALQISSMRRGLQREYLDLLIGMVLRKESVPEDARTLAWYKLKQLDEKLAQVSSNDEYSKAHILETRDRISKALNAQLQGN
- a CDS encoding DMT family transporter; amino-acid sequence: MSLHQNSGRWRLGLALSLLTVFLWGILPIALAVILQALDVYTVIWFRFLVSFILLSVYLGVRGELPKLKQLPAVAWKLLAIATLMLGANYFFFMQGLALTSPANAEVLIQLATLLLGFGGLVIFHERYTLRQWVGVGVLICGYVIFFRDQLSNLITAHGTYIFGSGLVAVGASVWAIYALAQKQLLQSLSSSNIMMLIYGGAALLFTPLARPDTILKLNHLQLGMLIFCALNTLIAYGAFAESLEHWEASRVSAVLTLAPIVTLISVELVAILVPTLIPAENITITGIIGAILVVAGSMAIALGKKK